The genomic stretch ACCTTATTTGTGGCTCTACAGGCTTATGTTCGACCGTCAAACCTATTACCATCATCTGAATAACCTTATCTGGGTATGGAACGGCCAGAATGCTGACTGGTATCCGGGCGATCAGTATTGTGACATCGCAGGCACCGATATTTATGCCGACGCTCATAACTACAGCGTTCAATCCGACCAGTTCGCAAAAACCGTGAACTATTCCAATGGCACTAAAATGGCTACCTTAAGTGAAAACGGAGTCATGATGGACCCCGACCTGATGAAGAGGGACAATGTTTACTGGTTATGGTTTGGTGTGTGGAACGGCGATTTTCTCCTGGACTACAATGGAGGCATCGGAAATACCTATACGGAATCCTCTATGGTTTATAAAGTTTATAACAGTGATGTTGTTACGACCCTGGATGAACTACCGGCATTCACTGGAGGTACACCAACGCCTACTGTGACCACTACTATTACTCCCACCGTGACCCCCACCGTGACCCCTTCTGTGACTCCCACCGTTACTCCCACTGCAACTCCCACCGCTACCCCTACTGTGACTCCTACCGTTACTCCTACTGTAACCCCTATTGTGACTCCTACTGTGACCCCCACCATTACCCCTACTATGACCCCTACCATTACACCTACTGTTACACCAGGGGGTAACTATAACCTGGTACTTACAAATACTGGAGACAGCTCTGCTTCCACAAATACTCTTTATAACAATATCAAACTTACCAACTCAGGTAGTAATGAGCTTGCATTAAATAAACTTACAATACGTTATTATTACACCAAGGATGGCAGCAGCAATGAAACCTTTTATTGTGACACTGCAGCTTTAGCCTTAAACAAAGCTCCCTGGTATAAAGCAATAACCAGCTCTGCTAAAGGAACCTTTAAGACACTTTCTGCTCCAAAAGCTACTGCAGACACTTATCTGGAAATCAGCTTCCAGTCAGATGATACGCTATCGCCGGGTGCTGTCCTCACAGTAAACACAAGACAGAACAAAAATGACTGGAGTGCTTACAACCAGTCCAACGATTATTCTTATAAGACCAATGCCAATGTAACCGTTTATTACGATGGGTTACTGATCCTTGGTACTGAGCCGTAAAAGAAGAAAGGGTTGCCGTATAAGCCAGAGGCTTATACGGCAACCCTTAATCTTAATGAGGAAATATTTAGAACGTGAACTTAGCTTATGTCAATTTCTCAATTTTACGCAGGAATACATATGTATTCTCATCCGATAACTCTTCTGTATAGGAGAAATTCAATTTGTTAAATCCCCTGATTTCTTCCGGCTTTTTCACCTGGCATTCTGCCATATAGCGTACCATCTCGCCTCTTGCCATCTTAGCTATGGTTCCCTTTTCAGTCAGCTTTTTGTTAATCAGCTCTCCAAAAACACAGGTTATCAGTCGTACCTCATCTCTTAAATAACGGGTTATACATTTGCTGTATTCAACGGAAGCCAGATTAATTATCAGGTCTGTTTCCGCAGCCAACTGAACTGCCAGTCTGTCCTTCCAGAATTCATACAGGGAGTGAAATCCCTTCCCCTTCAGCTTCGCCTGCATCTCCAGCCGGTAAGGAATTACACCGTCAAAGGGTTTTAGCACGCCATAAAATCCTGACAGAATACGAAGATGTTCCTTGACATATTCCAGCTCCTTTGTCTGAAATACCAGCGGTGCCATATACTGGTATTGTTAAAATGGTGCAACTTCCATTTTTCCTTGATTTTAAAGGATTTTTACACAATACACGCGTTCCAGAAAACAGTATTTCATTTCTACTGCTACATACCAATGTATATTAAACAGCATGCTCGCTTTAAATAAATGTGCATACTGTAATCATGTTTCTGCAAGTAGTTTTAAATATTGAAGTGTCTGCTTATCTAATGCCTTCTTCAACTTCTCATTTTCTCTCTTCAGCAGCTGGTTTTCTTGTTTTGTTTTTTCCAGTTCCCGCTTGTAGACTTCTAACTGTTTCTCAAGACTGTAGTCAATAATTTCTTTTCTTATAATTCCCAGCTGTTCTTCCTTTTGCTCATTCTTCACTTCATCAAGTGCCTCTCGAACCCGATCATTTTTATAGAAGAAACCCTTGGATAATCCTGTCTTTCTTGATAATTCAGTCACTGATATTATTCTACCGCTGTCTTTGTAATTCTTGATTTCCTGCAATGCAAAATCAACTTTATGCAAACTTTCCAGTTGATTTATTTCTTTCATTTTATCATGCTTAGCCATCAGTAATTTCCCTCCCAGATTGTGCTTCTCATCTTCAAAAAACTCCTGTGTCTTTATTGCAACTTTTTCATCTTTCCAGCCAACAATATCCTTTACCACTTCTTCAGTAGAATACCCCATATATTCTCGTATTGCTTGTAAAGAAGTTCCGCTACGATATAACACCCTGCACAACTCTCTTTGATACATACTACCTTTAAAGATATATTCGCCATCTAAAATTCCCAGTTTACTACATTGCTTTGAAACAGCATCTGCAAAACTGGCTGTTGAATACTTTTTGCCACGCTCATTGT from Anaerocolumna sp. AGMB13020 encodes the following:
- a CDS encoding glycosyl hydrolase — its product is MIRKRKSLIAMLLVILLLATALLSQPFAADATTLSTAFSQTLEAENAVMAGNVKAGTARAGFSGTGYATGFNQASNNSWSMQLTIPASQHYTITVRTAADSYKENFLLINGASVATVVSTGDGAWHDTVLNSIYIEAGTITLSIKESWGWFDLDYVKIENGTGIPASVYTKATSSLVNPNANAKTKEIMSYLKSIYGKSTLAGQTCTLNTDKESDALYQFTGKYPALRLFDMIFCSPASSWQNADEVRLAKEWNAKGGLTSFQWHWHAPKGGADFYTKGTTFDLSKAVTSLNISRLPLTEIKSMYESGQISEETYLMVRDIDVISGYLDSLQQEGVTVLWRPLHEASGGWFWWGAKGAEPYLWLYRLMFDRQTYYHHLNNLIWVWNGQNADWYPGDQYCDIAGTDIYADAHNYSVQSDQFAKTVNYSNGTKMATLSENGVMMDPDLMKRDNVYWLWFGVWNGDFLLDYNGGIGNTYTESSMVYKVYNSDVVTTLDELPAFTGGTPTPTVTTTITPTVTPTVTPSVTPTVTPTATPTATPTVTPTVTPTVTPIVTPTVTPTITPTMTPTITPTVTPGGNYNLVLTNTGDSSASTNTLYNNIKLTNSGSNELALNKLTIRYYYTKDGSSNETFYCDTAALALNKAPWYKAITSSAKGTFKTLSAPKATADTYLEISFQSDDTLSPGAVLTVNTRQNKNDWSAYNQSNDYSYKTNANVTVYYDGLLILGTEP
- a CDS encoding YaaA family protein, whose amino-acid sequence is MAPLVFQTKELEYVKEHLRILSGFYGVLKPFDGVIPYRLEMQAKLKGKGFHSLYEFWKDRLAVQLAAETDLIINLASVEYSKCITRYLRDEVRLITCVFGELINKKLTEKGTIAKMARGEMVRYMAECQVKKPEEIRGFNKLNFSYTEELSDENTYVFLRKIEKLT